In the genome of Rhodoplanes sp. Z2-YC6860, one region contains:
- a CDS encoding methyl-accepting chemotaxis protein: protein MKTASLAAHGANAARPMSAAVPAIAQPHARKKPMRTKPSGSRDQKIEERIAAATDELASGITQSASAAEELRRAMEQIATGAEEAAAASQETLAAANGTAAILVQARDRAVSARGRTDALQKLVADSSNEIGAWANNIKLNGERQAASVAVMLKLSEQAASIGDVTKAIGHVSDQTNLLALNAAIEAVRAGDHGRGFAVVADEVRGLAESSEKSARDAQGLAGQIQEEVKGISTLIANAAQGASAEAERSQTVVLGLGELRKEIIALAEGSQAIATAAAQAETAAREAQKGAEVIASAAEEQAAAAAEALRSVEQQSTALDECQNATQSVATLAGAIGTDRSVSAADELASAAEQLSSAIQEISGAATQIMTAVEQISRGGQQQASATQEASAALNQIEKSATAARESASRSLDRTQQGARMLAEVRQSVSELSTGISRALETTRRGLGLIVGLEVASRSIEKIVDGISMVSIQTNMLAVSGSVEAARAGDSGKGFAVVSKDIRSLARDSGENASRIKDTVRAIQDQIATVRKDLEQIIAAAETENQKNALVLSSLSSVQKDMEELAAGSQEILAGSDAILLSLKEGARGAEQIAAAAEEAGSAAAEASTAAKQQARGAEELAAAIEEIASLAEDIQSRNG, encoded by the coding sequence ATGAAGACCGCCAGTCTGGCCGCGCACGGAGCGAATGCGGCACGGCCAATGTCAGCGGCGGTTCCCGCGATCGCGCAGCCTCATGCTCGCAAGAAGCCGATGCGAACGAAACCATCGGGCAGTCGCGATCAGAAAATCGAAGAACGGATCGCAGCGGCGACTGACGAACTTGCCAGCGGCATCACCCAGTCCGCTTCCGCCGCCGAAGAGCTCCGCCGCGCGATGGAGCAAATCGCGACCGGAGCTGAGGAAGCGGCAGCTGCTTCGCAGGAAACACTTGCCGCAGCCAACGGTACGGCCGCAATCCTCGTTCAGGCCCGGGACCGTGCTGTTTCGGCACGTGGCCGGACCGATGCGTTGCAAAAGCTCGTTGCCGACAGTTCCAACGAAATTGGCGCATGGGCAAACAACATCAAACTTAATGGTGAGCGCCAGGCCGCGTCGGTTGCTGTCATGCTCAAGCTCAGCGAGCAGGCCGCCAGCATTGGTGATGTCACGAAAGCCATCGGCCATGTCTCCGATCAGACCAATCTTCTGGCGCTGAACGCTGCCATCGAAGCCGTCCGCGCAGGTGATCATGGCCGAGGCTTCGCCGTCGTTGCGGATGAAGTCCGGGGCCTGGCTGAGTCATCGGAGAAGAGCGCACGGGACGCGCAAGGCCTTGCTGGTCAAATCCAGGAAGAGGTGAAGGGCATCTCCACGTTGATCGCGAACGCTGCGCAGGGCGCCTCTGCCGAGGCCGAACGCAGCCAAACCGTGGTGCTGGGTCTTGGCGAGCTTCGTAAGGAAATCATAGCGCTGGCGGAGGGCAGCCAAGCCATTGCAACGGCAGCCGCTCAGGCCGAAACCGCCGCGCGTGAAGCACAAAAGGGCGCCGAGGTCATTGCCTCGGCGGCCGAAGAGCAGGCCGCGGCTGCGGCTGAGGCGTTGCGCAGTGTTGAGCAACAGTCCACGGCCCTCGACGAATGCCAGAACGCGACGCAGTCGGTCGCGACGCTGGCGGGTGCGATTGGGACGGACAGAAGCGTCTCGGCGGCCGATGAATTGGCGTCGGCCGCCGAGCAGCTTTCATCGGCGATTCAGGAGATTTCGGGAGCCGCTACTCAGATTATGACTGCGGTCGAACAGATCAGCCGTGGCGGGCAGCAACAGGCGTCGGCCACGCAGGAAGCCAGCGCGGCGCTGAATCAAATCGAGAAGTCCGCAACGGCTGCGCGCGAAAGTGCCAGCAGATCACTTGATCGCACCCAGCAAGGTGCCCGCATGCTGGCTGAGGTTCGCCAGTCGGTTTCCGAGTTGTCGACAGGCATTAGCCGGGCGCTTGAAACGACAAGACGAGGTCTGGGATTGATTGTCGGTCTGGAGGTTGCCAGCCGAAGTATCGAGAAGATTGTCGATGGCATAAGCATGGTCTCGATCCAGACGAATATGCTGGCTGTCAGCGGTTCGGTGGAGGCTGCGCGCGCCGGTGACAGTGGCAAAGGTTTCGCCGTCGTATCGAAGGACATTCGCAGTCTCGCACGCGATTCCGGCGAAAATGCCAGTCGCATTAAAGACACGGTCCGTGCCATTCAAGACCAGATCGCTACCGTCCGGAAGGATTTGGAACAGATCATTGCAGCGGCCGAGACTGAAAATCAGAAGAATGCGCTGGTACTATCCAGTTTGAGCTCCGTGCAGAAGGACATGGAAGAGCTTGCGGCTGGCAGCCAGGAAATTTTGGCCGGTTCGGATGCGATTCTATTGTCGTTGAAGGAAGGCGCGCGAGGCGCCGAACAGATCGCGGCTGCGGCCGAGGAGGCCGGCAGCGCGGCGGCGGAAGCATCCACGGCTGCCAAGCAGCAAGCGCGTGGCGCAGAAGAGCTTGCAGCAGCTATTGAAGAAATTGCCTCGCTCGCTGAAGACATCCAGAGCCGCAATGGCTAA